Genomic DNA from Setaria italica strain Yugu1 chromosome V, Setaria_italica_v2.0, whole genome shotgun sequence:
CTAACAAACCAACTGACTAATCTAATCTCTCTCTACGTGAAGGATATGTGGGCTGGCCCTCTGGCTACCCATAACATACATCATCATTCTTTGTACATAACTAAATATTGGCCAAGCCCAAAACACCAAGTTATGCATAGTGTACTAGCATAGTACTAGTCCAGTATCATCATGGTGTCTCCTAGAGTTCTAGTCACCAAATAAGCATCCCAGCTGGTAGCCATACCTGCTATGGACCCTCATCCCTCTCCATCTTAACGTCACTCTTTGACGGGAGATCTACACGGTGTGATTCTCTAAATCTTGGGTCAGGTGATGTGCTTGAGTGGGGCCAGATGCAGTGCAATCTAGCAATGGCAGGGAGGGCAAGGCCGGGGGTTGTGATGGGGGTTAGTATCTGATGTGCTTTCCCGGCTCATGAGCCCAATGgtggtggtgtgtgtgtgtgtgtgggggggggggggggggcgagggAGGGGGCTATGGCTtgatttttttccactaaaCAAAGTTAAATTCAACCAAATTTTGAAAACTTTACCACTGTTGGCCCCCTCTAACAATGAAAAGAATGAATTCCTGGCTATGCCTCTGCTTGAGCCATACCAGATCTTCTATGTATAATTGTGTGTGGCCATTTAAATATTGATGGCTTCTTGGTTGGCCACGCTGGGCCTATTTGAAAACCATGTAGTGGAATGCATCTTCTCTACTTTACATATTGTACATCCTTGTTTCTTAACTGGATCCTAATGTTAAGTTAAAATGTGTGGTGATTAATTTGACACAGAATTACAGTGTGAGGATGAACCGGAAATACTAACATTATCTTTTGATCTGCAATTGAACTTTTCTTTCATCAGATGAAGTTGCATCTATATTTATACGAATTTTGATTGACCAGGTTACTTTTGTTGAAGCTCTTGATCAATTAATGCCTGGGTTTGATCCTGAGATTGGGAAATTGGCGCAGAGGATTCTTATAAATCCTCGTAAAATTGACTATCACACTGGTGTTTTTGCAAGCAAGGTAAAGTTAAGCTCAACTCAAGCTTTGTAATGAATAATGATGTGGAATCTTCCAACATGGTTGTATTATTTATACCTTGAAGTATTCATGTCTCTAGATTACCCCAGCAAAGGATGGTAAACCTGTTTTAATTGAGTTGATTGATGCTAAGACGAAAGAACACAAGGAGACTCTTGAGGTAATGGCAGTTTTTCCCTTCAGTTCTTACTTTAGATGGTTTCTACAAATCTTTTGGTACTTTCATCACTATGTTTTCTTGAGCTGAATGGCTTATGCTGGTAGATAGCTGTGTATTTGATGCCACTATCATAAATTAGCATTGTCAACCTAGATATAACTGTTTTATGCACATGCTACTTGAGAATTATCCAAACTGGTAGGCCAAAGTAAATTTCAGAATAACATTGGCAGTATGTAGTGGTTTGATGCTTGTAATGTCATCTATTGGCAATCTGGTGATGCTTTTAATATGAGATAATGAGGCATTTCAAAAATTGCTTGTATCAGTGGACCTTTGATTAATTACAAATTACAATAATGTCTTACTTAAATAAACAGTATTTCTGCTGGTTTCATACAAGATATATTCTTTTATCTTGAAACTGGAATTTTCTATCCTCAGGTGGATGCAGCACTCATAGCTACTGGAAGGGCACCCTTCACCAAAGGACTTGGCTTGGAAAATGTAAGTACATGAAGATGATTGCTATTAGAATTTAGAAATTTTTAAATATGGGTAGCATCTAAATGATGCCCTCTTTATGCAGATCAATGTTGTTACACAACGTGGTTTTGTTCCTGTTGATGAGCGGATGCAAGTTATGGATGCAGATGGCAGTGTGGTATGCTAAATATATCTTGTGTAACTGTTAATTTTCTTCCTTCGTAACAATTATATCTCTTGAGCATGTTTCATTTATGTTTGCTTCATAAACATTGATTGTTATGTAGGTTCCTAATTTGTATTGCATTGGAGATGCCAATGGTAAGCTCATGCTTGCTCATGCAGCCAGCGCACAAGGAATCTCAGGTAAATATCATGTTCGCCTTTTACTTTTAGGCATGCTCTTCTCCTGATCACTGTAGTTCTTTTATAAGCAAATGTTCATGTTCATATGGATGTAGTTGTGGAGCAAATCAGTGGGAGGGACAACATCCTAAATCACCTAAGCATCCCGGCTGCCTGTTTCACTCATCCTGAGATCAGCATGGTTGGGTTGACAGAGGTAAGTCAGATATCTTTCTCCAATCTTAATATCCTCTGCTCAACATAGTGAAATTCTGTGTAGTAAATTTGATCTGACTAGGCCACTTTTCATAAATTCACAGCTCTTTGCTTTTTTGGTAGCAAACCTATATTTATGACTAAATCAAAATTTCCTCCTTTGCAGCCACAAGTTTGGTACCAAACCTGTATTTATGACTCTAATCAAATTTCCTCCTGCTTTTGCAGCCACAAGCTAGGGAGAAGGCTGACAAGGAAGGATTTGAAGTAAGTGTTGTAAAGACCAGTTTTAAGGCTAACACAAAGGCTCTGGCGGAGAATGAAGGAGATGGACTTGCTAAGGTAATACATTGCTGCTTTTCCACCCTGCTGCATTCTGAATATATACAACGGAGACTTGCAGTGGATGCAAACACCGGACTCTTATGCAAAGGAGTCTATGGGTCATGTAACCTGTAACTTTGAAGTGAAGAGACATTTACTCTGTCCTCAGATGATTTACCGTCCTGACACTGGAGAAATTCTTGGAGTTCACATTTTGGGCTTGCATGCTGCTGACCTTATCCACGAGGCATCAAATGCCATTGCCCTTGGAACTCGTGTGCAAGTGAGTTTGATGTGCATTTTGTCAGTTGTATAGCATTTGTGTGTCTGCGTAATGATCAAAGCTTGAATTTGCACATAACCATTTGTACCCTGCAGGACATCAAGTTTGCTGTTCATGCACACCCAACCTTGTCGGAGGTTCTGGATGAGCTCTTCAAGGCTGCCAAGGTACATGTGGCAATTACCTTGTTATGCTACGCTCAAAAGACAATTGTGTCGGAAATATGAGCAAACTTTGTCTTATTCGTTTTTCCTTCAACAGGTTAACTCGGCAGGTGTTTCGCATTCTGTAAATGAGCCGGTTGCAGCGTAGAGACTAGAGAGGAACAAGAGCGGCTATCTTGGTTGTACCTAACGAGCCTACTACTCATAGAAAACTGATCTTGTAGCCATTTGCAGGCATTTTCGTCATGAGCTCCAGGGATTAGTGCCAACACTATATACTTGTATTTATTGAGGTAAAGAGAGATCCAGTGGTGCCCATCCTATGTATGGAGAACTATAAATTTTGTAGCCCTTTGTAGAGAGTAAACGTAAAGTGCCTTCACGTGATTGCCTTGATAGAAGTTCGTGCATGTTTCGAGAGTGGTTTTTGAATTTGCTTTCATTGTGCATCAATGAGATGATGATGACCTGATTGCATATTGGGGGTAAAGTGAAGCCCATGCCAAGCAGAGGCAAGGACCAAGGAACAATTTGTAGCGGGTCAAAGTCTGACCGCTCGAAGCTGTTCCTCTTGGCATTAGGCTGCCCGCACCGGGGAATGTTCCTCCGGTACCGCGGTAGCGTAAAATGTGCTGCACCGCGGTACTGGGAGGGTCGCGGTAAAGAAGCGGAACGCCCCCCTCCCTCTATTTCCAGCGGGCTCCTAGGATACGGCCTCCTACCGTTGCCAGCCCCAACCACCCCGCCCTCGTGCTCGGAACCAAGAGGCTGCGCCGGCAGGAACGGAGAGGTTGCGCCGTTGCTTGCTGAAGGAGGGTGCCGACGAGAGTGTGCCTCCAGCGTCGCAGTGAAGAAGCTGAGTGCGGCGGCTCCAGCCGATCTGTTCGGCACAAGAGAAGGGCGTCATTCTCAAACAAGAGAAGGGCGTCATCCTGGAGAAGGTGGGTTCTCCCCCTAGATACAAGGGCCTCGGAGGTGGGGGAGCAAAGGAGGAGGCCCGATTCGGTGGTCGGAGTAGCGTGGTTGGCGGAACCAGGCGCGGAGAGGTTCGGCGAGAGGGCAGACTTCCgcgcaagcggcggcggcgaggttcacCGGTTCAGGCGGGCACATCCGAGGAGAGCTCCACCGCGCGCTCCAGCCAGCGTCTTGCCCAACTCAGGTATGTCCACCCTTGCTGCCCCCTACGGTTGTCCATGATCTAGATGTGCTGCAGATGCCCACGGCAACCGCGCACGAATACAGTATGATGTGTGTGGCGACGATTGGGAGCTGCGGGCTGTGTTCTTAGCTTCCTGCAGTGTCTCACGCCGAGTGCATCAGGTTCAGGTCGACCTCTCTTTACAATCCGCATCACCTCGAGCGAAGATTATTCGTTTCTGGTTCAGTTAGTTGGTTCAAGGTGTCCTGCGCACTATGTGTTTGTTGTTTTGCCCACGAGATACTTTTAACATGGATTCTGAATTGGTAGTTTCATCTGGGCCATTTTCCCCCTCGTTAGAGAGCTTACTGGATTGTGGCAACCATACTGAGAGTGGAGACCATTCTTGGATCGATGCAACAAATCAAATCTTTTAGGGTTAGCTAGATTGGGTTTTGATGCTTGAGGATATTGCAGCCTGCATGTCCCGTATTATGTTCCGCAGGCAAACAAGGGTGCGTGAAcattgcatggttgggtacttGATATCTTAAATCTGAGTGAAGTTGCTTGTGTTGTGATTTTTTTCAATTAATGTTGCTGGTTTTAGTGTTATCTCACAACTTTTATTCTACCTTCTGGACTAGTATTTTAGCAGTCAGTTCTTCATAGCCTCCATTCTCATGAGATGAGCAAGAAACTGGAGCTTCTGAAACTGAGGGACCTTCAGCAGTATTATTTATCACTTGGTGATCTTTCTGTGTATCATCAGTTAGATTGACTGCCGATCCTAGCTTATTTTTTATGGATTCAGATTCTTTTGAGTCTCCATCTTTATTATTCAATGTTGCTGCTTCTCCCTGACTATTAccattttttccttctcttttatCTCCTTGTACGCAGCTTCCAAAGATTTCCTCAAAgcagcaacctcactattaGCCGCTTCCTTGCTCTTGATTAAAGAGTCCTTTTCAGCATTAGGTCGCTCATTGTCCTTAAGTAATGTTTCATTTTCCCCAAGTATGGATATTTTTTCATGCAATATGTTACAAAATTGAAAGAAACAGTTTAGAAGCTCTATGCTTCCAAGTGAAAGTGCAAGATAAAGTGAAACTTGAACTTTTAAGGTGATAATGAAAAAGGTTG
This window encodes:
- the LOC101769227 gene encoding dihydrolipoyl dehydrogenase 1, chloroplastic, which gives rise to MYSTAMSLSAASAAAVASSAASSRPNAIRPAAGLRFCGLRREALGLRSLRSSPQVVAAMRSVAAAATAGNGAAGSGGFDYDLVIIGAGVGGHGAALHAVEKGLKTAIIEGDVVGGTCVNRGCVPSKALLAVSGKMRELQDEHHMKSLGLQVSSPGYDRQAVADHANNLASKIRSNLTNSMKALGVDILTGIGTIVGKQKVRYGKVGFPDNEITARNIIIATGSVPFVPKGIEIDGKTVFTSDHALKLESVPDWIAIVGSGYIGLEFSDVYTALGSEVTFVEALDQLMPGFDPEIGKLAQRILINPRKIDYHTGVFASKITPAKDGKPVLIELIDAKTKEHKETLEVDAALIATGRAPFTKGLGLENINVVTQRGFVPVDERMQVMDADGSVVPNLYCIGDANGKLMLAHAASAQGISVVEQISGRDNILNHLSIPAACFTHPEISMVGLTEPQAREKADKEGFEVSVVKTSFKANTKALAENEGDGLAKMIYRPDTGEILGVHILGLHAADLIHEASNAIALGTRVQDIKFAVHAHPTLSEVLDELFKAAKVNSAGVSHSVNEPVAA